In Thauera aromatica K172, one DNA window encodes the following:
- a CDS encoding regulatory protein RecX: MAEPSLRERALRHLARRDHSRAELAQKLAAYGSDDEIEAVIARMGELGLQSDSRYAEAFVRGKASRFGNARLRQELSRRGIARELIDAALASECPAADIERARAVLHARFAAAPADPRAWARQARFLQARGFAPELIRKLLKEPHDESA; this comes from the coding sequence ATGGCCGAGCCGAGCCTGCGTGAGCGCGCGCTTCGCCATCTGGCCCGGCGCGACCACTCGCGCGCCGAACTGGCGCAGAAGCTCGCCGCCTACGGCAGCGACGACGAGATCGAGGCCGTCATCGCCCGCATGGGCGAGCTCGGCCTGCAGTCCGACAGCCGCTATGCCGAAGCCTTCGTGCGCGGCAAGGCGAGCCGTTTCGGCAATGCCCGCCTGCGCCAGGAGCTGAGCCGGCGCGGCATCGCCCGCGAGCTGATCGACGCCGCCCTCGCAAGCGAATGTCCGGCGGCGGACATCGAGCGCGCGCGCGCCGTGCTCCACGCCCGCTTCGCCGCCGCGCCCGCGGATCCCCGCGCCTGGGCGCGCCAGGCGCGCTTCCTGCAAGCCCGCGGGTTTGCGCCCGAGCTGATCCGCAAACTGCTGAAAGAGCCCCACGATGAGTCTGCTTAA
- the recA gene encoding recombinase RecA, producing MDDNKAKALAAALSQIEKQFGKGSIMRMGDGNVERDIQTVSTGSLGLDIALGLGGLPRGRVVEIYGPESSGKTTLTLQVIAEMQKLGGTAAFIDAEHALDVGYAEKLGVNIEDLLISQPDTGEQALEIADMLVRSGGVDIVVIDSVAALTPKAEIEGEMGDQLPGLQARLMSQALRKLTANIKRTNTLVIFINQIRMKIGVMFGSPETTTGGNALKFYASVRMDIRRTGTIKKGDEVVGSETRVKVVKNKVAPPFKEAHFDILYGEGISREGEIIDLGVDHKIVDKSGAWYAYQGDKIGQGKDNSREFLRNNPALAREIENKVRAAVGLPELAAAGAQPAAAEA from the coding sequence ATGGACGACAACAAGGCCAAGGCCCTCGCTGCCGCGCTTTCGCAGATCGAAAAACAGTTCGGCAAGGGCTCGATCATGCGCATGGGCGACGGCAACGTCGAACGCGACATCCAGACCGTGTCTACCGGCTCGCTCGGGCTCGACATCGCGCTCGGCCTCGGCGGCCTGCCGCGCGGCCGGGTGGTCGAAATCTACGGCCCCGAGTCTTCGGGCAAGACCACGCTGACGCTGCAGGTCATCGCCGAGATGCAGAAGCTCGGCGGCACCGCGGCCTTCATCGACGCCGAGCACGCGCTCGACGTCGGCTACGCCGAAAAGCTCGGCGTGAACATCGAGGACCTGCTGATCTCGCAGCCCGACACCGGCGAGCAGGCGCTCGAGATCGCCGACATGCTGGTGCGCTCGGGCGGGGTGGACATCGTCGTCATCGACTCGGTCGCCGCGCTCACGCCGAAGGCCGAAATCGAAGGCGAGATGGGCGACCAGCTGCCCGGCCTGCAGGCGCGCCTGATGAGCCAGGCGCTCCGGAAGCTCACCGCCAACATCAAGCGCACCAACACGTTGGTGATCTTCATCAACCAGATCCGGATGAAGATCGGCGTCATGTTCGGCAGCCCGGAAACCACCACCGGCGGCAACGCGCTCAAGTTCTACGCTTCGGTGCGGATGGACATCCGCCGCACCGGCACGATCAAGAAGGGCGACGAGGTCGTCGGCTCCGAAACCCGGGTCAAGGTGGTCAAGAACAAGGTCGCACCGCCCTTCAAGGAAGCCCACTTCGACATCCTGTACGGCGAGGGTATTTCGCGCGAGGGCGAGATCATCGACCTCGGCGTCGACCACAAGATCGTCGACAAGTCCGGGGCCTGGTACGCCTACCAGGGCGACAAGATCGGCCAGGGCAAGGACAACTCGCGCGAGTTCCTGCGCAACAACCCGGCGCTCGCGCGCGAAATCGAAAACAAGGTGCGCGCCGCAGTCGGCCTGCCCGAGCTGGCCGCGGCAGGCGCGCAGCCGGCCGCGGCCGAGGCCTGA
- the hprK gene encoding HPr(Ser) kinase/phosphatase, whose protein sequence is MRQTSVARLYEVHRHSLQLTHVSGRLDVRISVADERIWPADLVGHLNLIHPSRLQVLGAAELAWSMRQSYDKVSHHIKEILAARPPAIIVADGCEVSTVLLGACQTYDVALFTTPQPSASVIDLLRLHLSRELAEKTSLHGVFMDVLGLGVLITGDSGAGKSELALELISRGHGLVADDIVELSRIAPAVLEGRAPEMLQDFIEVRGLGILNIRTIFGETACRRKMRLRLVCHLERRQPGAGDPSRLPLQQEQQDILGVRVARVVLPVAAGRNLAVLLEAAVRSTILQLRGIDSTQEFIDRQARAMRGIPGASDP, encoded by the coding sequence ATGCGGCAGACCAGCGTCGCGCGGCTGTATGAAGTTCACCGCCACAGCCTGCAGCTCACCCATGTGAGCGGCCGGCTCGACGTCCGCATTTCCGTCGCCGACGAACGCATCTGGCCGGCCGACCTCGTCGGCCACCTCAACCTGATCCACCCTTCCCGCCTCCAGGTCCTCGGCGCCGCCGAACTGGCCTGGTCCATGCGCCAGTCCTACGACAAGGTTTCCCACCACATCAAGGAAATCCTCGCGGCGCGACCGCCGGCGATCATCGTCGCCGATGGCTGCGAAGTGTCGACCGTCCTCCTGGGCGCCTGCCAGACCTACGATGTGGCGCTGTTTACCACCCCGCAGCCGTCGGCCAGCGTGATCGATCTGCTGCGCCTGCACTTGTCGCGCGAGCTCGCCGAGAAGACTTCCCTGCACGGGGTGTTCATGGACGTGCTCGGCCTCGGCGTGCTGATCACCGGCGACTCGGGGGCCGGCAAGTCCGAACTTGCCCTCGAGCTGATTTCCCGCGGGCACGGCCTGGTCGCCGACGACATCGTCGAGCTGTCGCGCATCGCCCCCGCGGTGCTGGAAGGGCGCGCCCCCGAAATGTTGCAGGACTTCATCGAAGTGCGCGGCCTGGGCATCCTCAACATCCGCACCATCTTCGGCGAAACGGCCTGCCGGCGGAAAATGCGCCTGCGCCTGGTGTGCCACCTCGAGCGCCGCCAGCCCGGTGCTGGCGACCCCAGCCGCCTGCCGCTGCAGCAGGAACAGCAGGACATCCTCGGCGTGCGCGTGGCGCGCGTGGTGCTGCCGGTCGCCGCCGGCCGCAACCTCGCGGTCCTGCTCGAAGCCGCGGTGCGCTCGACCATCCTCCAGCTGCGCGGCATCGACTCCACCCAGGAGTTCATCGATCGCCAGGCCCGCGCCATGCGGGGCATTCCCGGCGCCAGCGACCCCTGA
- the ptsN gene encoding PTS IIA-like nitrogen regulatory protein PtsN, which produces MSLIPQLLPLSNVVVDLEASSKKRVFEQAGLLFENNQGIARSTVFDSLFTRERLGSTGLGQGIAIPHGRIKGLKEAAGAFLRLATPVQFDAPDGRPVNMLFVLLVPEQANETHLQLLSELAQMFSDRDFRDTLQSAPDAATIHRMFLDWGADAADQRRAAV; this is translated from the coding sequence ATGAGCCTCATACCCCAACTCCTGCCACTGTCCAACGTGGTGGTCGACCTCGAAGCCAGCAGCAAGAAACGCGTCTTCGAACAGGCTGGCCTTCTTTTCGAGAACAACCAGGGCATCGCCCGCAGCACGGTGTTCGACAGTCTGTTCACCCGCGAACGTCTCGGCTCCACCGGCCTGGGCCAGGGGATCGCCATTCCCCACGGCCGCATCAAGGGGCTCAAGGAGGCCGCCGGCGCCTTCCTGCGCCTGGCCACTCCGGTACAGTTCGACGCCCCCGACGGCCGCCCGGTGAACATGCTGTTCGTCCTCCTGGTTCCCGAGCAGGCCAACGAGACCCACCTGCAGCTGCTCTCCGAGCTCGCCCAGATGTTCAGCGACCGCGACTTCCGCGACACCCTGCAGAGCGCGCCGGACGCGGCCACCATCCACCGGATGTTCCTCGACTGGGGCGCCGATGCGGCAGACCAGCGTCGCGCGGCTGTATGA
- a CDS encoding 5-formyltetrahydrofolate cyclo-ligase translates to MTSALPPGIDNDARRKRMREHALKLRHALPAETRAVLTLRLGRHLDRLMADLQPASLGFCWPYRAEPDLRDWVRCWLAAAPGRVAALPVVVERHAPMLFRAWTPGVPMPLDRHGIPHPAAGESLVPDVLLVPLNAFDDRGYRLGYGGGYFDRTLAVISTVAVGVGFELGRVPDTLPQAHDRPMDWLATEAGVIRARRTPQSCRPSR, encoded by the coding sequence CCCTGAAGCTGCGCCATGCCTTGCCCGCGGAGACCCGCGCCGTGCTCACCCTGCGCCTTGGTCGCCACCTCGACCGGCTGATGGCGGATTTGCAGCCGGCCTCGCTGGGGTTTTGCTGGCCCTACCGCGCCGAGCCCGACCTGCGCGACTGGGTCCGGTGCTGGCTGGCGGCGGCCCCGGGGCGGGTGGCGGCTCTGCCGGTGGTGGTGGAACGCCACGCGCCGATGCTGTTCCGCGCTTGGACGCCGGGCGTGCCGATGCCGCTCGACCGCCATGGTATCCCCCATCCGGCCGCGGGCGAGAGCCTGGTGCCCGACGTGCTGCTGGTGCCGCTCAATGCCTTCGACGACCGCGGCTACCGCCTCGGTTACGGCGGCGGTTATTTCGACCGCACCTTGGCGGTCATATCGACCGTCGCGGTCGGGGTCGGCTTCGAGCTCGGGCGGGTTCCGGACACCTTGCCGCAGGCGCACGACCGGCCGATGGACTGGCTCGCGACCGAAGCCGGGGTGATAAGGGCACGGCGCACGCCGCAGTCGTGCCGCCCCTCCCGCTGA
- the hpf gene encoding ribosome hibernation-promoting factor, HPF/YfiA family, with amino-acid sequence MNLNITGHHIEVTPAIRDYVSSKLDRVIRHFDNVTSVAVILSVEKLRQKAEVTLHVRGKDIFVESDDADLYAAIDAMADKLDRQVQKYKQKQAEHNHDALKHQVPEA; translated from the coding sequence ATGAACCTCAACATCACCGGGCACCATATCGAAGTCACCCCGGCCATCCGTGACTACGTGAGCTCGAAGCTGGATCGCGTGATCCGCCACTTCGACAACGTCACCAGCGTTGCGGTGATCCTCTCGGTGGAGAAGCTCAGGCAGAAAGCCGAAGTCACCCTGCACGTGCGCGGCAAGGACATCTTCGTCGAAAGCGACGACGCCGACCTGTACGCGGCAATCGACGCGATGGCCGACAAGCTCGACCGCCAGGTGCAGAAATACAAGCAGAAGCAGGCCGAGCACAACCACGATGCACTGAAGCACCAGGTTCCGGAAGCCTGA
- the ilvA gene encoding threonine ammonia-lyase, biosynthetic: MPPGTGFSLHGPPQTCGEGGSTVTLERFAAEHEPAMSTPTDYLERILTAQVYDVAVETPLDLAANLSARTHNCILLKREDMQPVFSFKIRGAYNKMARLSPQALRRGVICASAGNHAQGVALSAAKLGARAVIVMPDTTPQIKIDAVKARGGEVVLAGESYSDAYAHARELEKSEKLTFVHPFDDPDVIAGQGTIGMEILRAHPKPIHAVFCAVGGGGLLAGVAAYIKRLRPETKVIGVETVDANAMTLSLAEGRPVELEQVGIFADGTAVKRVGDETFRLCQQYVDEMILVDNDAICAAIKDVFEDTRSILEPSGALAVAGAKEYARRHKLRDKSLVAVASGANMNFDRLRFIAERAELGEQREAVLAVTIPEKPGSFRKFISVIGNRNITEFNYRYADTALAHIFVGVTVHNRSEIGRLVEMLARHELPALDLTDDEMAKTHVRYMVGGRSPQADNEVVYRFTFPERPGALMKFLANLRSDWNISLFHYRNHGSDFGRVLVGMQVPPADKPAFADFLQRLGYEYVAESDNPAYRLFLSGTGG, from the coding sequence ATGCCTCCCGGAACCGGCTTCTCCCTACACGGTCCCCCGCAGACTTGCGGCGAAGGAGGATCGACTGTTACGCTCGAACGCTTTGCAGCAGAGCACGAGCCGGCCATGAGCACCCCCACGGACTACCTGGAACGCATCCTCACCGCGCAGGTGTACGACGTCGCCGTCGAAACCCCGCTTGACCTCGCCGCCAACCTGTCGGCGCGCACGCACAACTGCATCCTTCTCAAGCGCGAGGACATGCAGCCGGTGTTCAGCTTCAAGATCCGCGGCGCCTACAACAAGATGGCCCGGCTGTCGCCGCAGGCGCTGCGCCGCGGCGTGATCTGCGCCTCGGCGGGCAACCACGCCCAGGGCGTGGCGCTGTCGGCGGCGAAGCTGGGCGCGCGCGCGGTGATCGTGATGCCGGACACCACGCCGCAGATCAAGATCGACGCCGTCAAGGCCCGCGGCGGCGAAGTGGTGCTCGCTGGCGAGTCCTACTCCGACGCCTACGCCCATGCCAGGGAGCTGGAGAAGAGCGAGAAGCTGACCTTCGTCCACCCCTTCGACGACCCCGACGTGATCGCCGGCCAGGGCACCATCGGCATGGAGATCCTGCGCGCCCACCCGAAACCGATCCATGCGGTGTTCTGCGCGGTCGGCGGCGGCGGCCTGCTCGCCGGCGTGGCCGCCTACATCAAGCGCCTGCGCCCGGAGACGAAGGTCATCGGGGTCGAGACCGTCGATGCCAACGCGATGACGCTGTCGCTCGCCGAGGGGCGCCCGGTGGAGCTCGAGCAGGTCGGCATCTTCGCCGACGGCACCGCGGTCAAGCGCGTCGGCGACGAGACTTTCCGTCTCTGCCAGCAATACGTGGACGAGATGATCCTGGTCGACAACGACGCCATCTGCGCCGCGATCAAGGACGTCTTCGAGGACACCCGCTCCATCCTCGAACCTTCCGGCGCACTCGCCGTGGCCGGCGCCAAGGAATACGCCCGCCGCCACAAGCTGCGCGACAAGAGCCTGGTCGCGGTGGCCTCGGGGGCGAACATGAACTTCGACCGCCTGCGCTTCATCGCCGAACGCGCCGAGCTCGGCGAACAGCGCGAGGCGGTGCTGGCGGTGACGATTCCCGAAAAACCGGGCTCGTTCCGGAAATTCATCAGCGTGATCGGCAACCGCAACATCACCGAATTCAACTATCGCTACGCCGACACCGCGCTCGCCCACATCTTCGTCGGCGTCACCGTGCACAACCGCAGTGAAATCGGCCGCCTGGTCGAGATGCTCGCGCGCCACGAACTGCCTGCGCTCGACCTCACCGACGACGAGATGGCGAAGACCCACGTGCGCTACATGGTCGGCGGACGCTCGCCGCAGGCCGACAACGAAGTCGTGTACCGCTTCACTTTCCCGGAACGCCCCGGCGCACTGATGAAGTTCCTCGCCAACCTGCGCTCGGACTGGAACATCTCGCTGTTCCACTACCGCAACCACGGCTCGGACTTCGGCCGCGTCCTCGTCGGCATGCAGGTCCCGCCCGCGGACAAGCCGGCGTTCGCCGACTTCCTCCAGCGCCTGGGCTACGAATACGTCGCCGAAAGCGACAACCCGGCCTACCGCCTGTTTCTTTCCGGGACCGGCGGCTGA
- the lptB gene encoding LPS export ABC transporter ATP-binding protein: MSLLKVTGLQKRYKARTVVHDVGFEVGAGEVVGLLGPNGAGKTTCFYMIVGLVRADGGQIELDNADLTHLPIHARARLGLSYLPQEMSVFRKLSVADNIRAVLELQGERDSRQIDARLDELLHELGISHLRNNTAISLSGGERRRCEIARALATDPRLILLDEPFAGVDPIAVIDIQKIIRFLKERGIGVLITDHNVRETLGICDHAYIISEGRVLARGRPSDIIDNERVRQVYLGEHFRL; encoded by the coding sequence ATGAGTCTGCTTAAGGTCACCGGCCTGCAAAAGCGCTACAAGGCGCGCACCGTCGTCCATGACGTCGGCTTCGAAGTCGGGGCCGGCGAAGTCGTCGGTCTGCTCGGCCCCAACGGTGCCGGCAAGACTACCTGCTTCTACATGATCGTCGGCCTGGTGCGCGCCGACGGCGGCCAGATCGAACTGGACAACGCCGATCTCACCCATCTGCCGATCCATGCCCGCGCCCGCCTCGGCCTGTCCTACCTGCCGCAGGAAATGAGCGTGTTCCGCAAGCTCAGCGTAGCCGACAACATCCGCGCCGTACTCGAACTCCAGGGCGAACGCGACAGCCGCCAGATCGACGCCCGCCTCGACGAACTGCTGCACGAGCTGGGAATCAGCCACCTGCGCAACAACACCGCGATCTCGCTGTCCGGTGGCGAGCGCCGGCGCTGCGAGATCGCCCGCGCGCTGGCCACCGACCCGCGCCTGATCCTGCTCGACGAGCCTTTCGCCGGGGTCGACCCGATCGCCGTCATCGACATCCAGAAAATCATCCGCTTCCTCAAGGAACGCGGCATCGGGGTGCTGATCACCGATCACAACGTGCGCGAGACGCTCGGCATCTGCGACCACGCCTACATCATCAGCGAAGGCCGGGTCCTCGCCCGCGGCCGGCCTTCGGACATCATCGACAACGAACGGGTGCGCCAGGTCTACCTCGGCGAGCATTTCCGCCTGTGA
- a CDS encoding RNA polymerase factor sigma-54 encodes MKTSLQLKLSQHLTLTPQLQQSIKLLQLSTIELNQEIERFLLENPMLEREDDEGGDAPPPPPGAERDAPPAEGEADARTHDGAEDEGIDWSNVGQGAGSRSEDDDSDYQDLQAADISLREHLDQQIALSPLSDRDRALARLIIEALDDDGYLHPPLEELLELLAPESGVTLDDLAIALHHVQHLDPAGIAARTPQECLSLQLRALPEDGTRALALEIVDKHLALLAERNFARLKKLTGCDDDGLRAAQALICSLDPHPGTRYGLHETRYVLPDVVVRKVRGHWTVRLNQEAMPRLRINRLYASLLQQNRGQGGGLGAQLQEARWLIKNVQQRFDTILRVSQAIVDQQRQFFDHGDVAMRPLTLREIADQLELHESTVSRVTTQKFMATPRGVFELKYFFGSHVATDTGGAASSTAIRALIRQLVDAEDSKKPLSDARIAEVLGQQGIVVARRTIAKYRESLNIPPVSLRKSI; translated from the coding sequence ATGAAAACCAGCCTCCAGCTCAAGCTCTCCCAACACCTCACGCTGACCCCACAGCTGCAGCAGTCGATCAAGCTGTTGCAGCTGTCGACGATCGAGCTGAACCAGGAAATCGAGCGCTTCCTGCTCGAGAACCCGATGCTCGAACGCGAGGACGACGAAGGCGGAGATGCTCCCCCGCCCCCGCCCGGAGCCGAGCGCGACGCTCCGCCCGCCGAGGGCGAGGCCGACGCACGCACGCACGACGGCGCCGAGGACGAAGGCATCGACTGGTCGAACGTCGGCCAGGGCGCCGGCAGCCGCAGCGAAGACGACGATTCCGACTACCAGGATCTCCAGGCCGCCGATATCTCGCTGCGCGAGCACCTCGACCAGCAGATCGCCCTGTCCCCGCTGTCGGACCGCGACCGGGCACTGGCGCGGCTGATCATCGAGGCTCTGGACGACGACGGCTACCTGCACCCGCCGCTGGAAGAACTCCTCGAACTGCTCGCCCCCGAGTCCGGCGTCACGCTCGACGATCTGGCGATCGCGCTGCATCACGTCCAGCACCTCGATCCGGCCGGCATCGCCGCGCGCACGCCGCAGGAATGCTTGTCGCTGCAGCTGCGCGCCCTGCCCGAGGACGGCACCCGGGCACTGGCGCTGGAGATCGTCGACAAGCACCTCGCACTGCTCGCCGAACGCAACTTCGCCCGGCTGAAGAAGCTCACCGGCTGCGACGACGACGGCCTGCGTGCCGCCCAGGCCCTGATCTGCAGTCTCGACCCGCATCCGGGCACACGCTACGGCCTGCACGAGACCCGCTACGTGCTGCCCGACGTCGTCGTGCGCAAGGTCCGCGGCCACTGGACGGTGCGCCTCAACCAGGAGGCCATGCCGCGCCTGCGCATCAACCGCCTGTACGCCAGCCTGCTGCAGCAGAACCGCGGCCAGGGCGGCGGGCTGGGCGCCCAGCTGCAGGAGGCGCGCTGGCTGATCAAGAACGTACAGCAGCGTTTCGACACCATCCTGCGCGTTTCCCAGGCCATCGTTGACCAGCAGCGGCAGTTCTTCGATCATGGAGACGTGGCGATGCGGCCACTCACTCTCCGGGAGATCGCGGACCAGCTCGAGCTGCACGAATCCACCGTATCGCGCGTCACCACGCAGAAATTCATGGCCACGCCGCGCGGCGTATTCGAACTCAAGTATTTCTTCGGCAGCCACGTCGCCACCGACACCGGTGGAGCGGCATCATCAACGGCGATTCGTGCGCTGATTCGCCAGCTGGTCGATGCCGAAGACAGCAAGAAACCGCTATCCGACGCCAGGATTGCAGAAGTTTTAGGCCAGCAGGGTATCGTGGTCGCACGGCGGACGATCGCCAAGTACCGCGAATCGCTGAACATCCCGCCGGTCAGTCTGCGCAAGTCCATCTGA